The Streptomyces luteogriseus genome includes a window with the following:
- a CDS encoding acyl-CoA dehydrogenase: MDFAYDARTEELRAKLLAFMDEHVYPAEAVAHEQRERLASPWETVPVVEELKAEARRQGLWNLFLPDSEYGAGLTNLQYAPLAEIMGRSPQLAPTVTNCAAPDTGNMEVLTQFGDEQQRKQWLEPLLAGEIRSAFAMTEPDVASSDATNITTHIERDGDEYVITGRKWYISGAMHPDCKIFIVMGKTDPDGEDIRRQQSMVLVPRDTPGVTIKRAMQVFGYEDHYHGGHAEVIFDRARVPASNLIGEEGGGFAIAQARLGPGRIHHCMRLIGMAERAIELMCRRAVSRTAFGKELAQQGVVHNWIADARVTVEQLRLLVLKTAWLMDTVGNRGAHTEIQSIKIATPRAVVDILDRAIQLHGAGGVSQDFPLAELYAGARTLMIADGPDEVHQRSLARRELKRYV, encoded by the coding sequence ATGGACTTCGCTTATGACGCGCGCACCGAAGAGCTGCGCGCCAAGCTCCTCGCCTTCATGGACGAGCACGTCTACCCGGCCGAGGCGGTGGCGCACGAACAGCGCGAGCGGCTCGCCTCGCCGTGGGAGACCGTGCCGGTGGTCGAGGAGCTCAAGGCCGAGGCCCGCAGGCAGGGCCTGTGGAACCTCTTCCTGCCGGACTCCGAGTACGGGGCCGGGCTCACCAACCTCCAGTACGCGCCGCTCGCAGAGATCATGGGCCGCTCCCCCCAGCTGGCGCCGACGGTGACGAACTGCGCGGCGCCCGACACCGGCAACATGGAGGTGCTCACCCAGTTCGGCGACGAGCAGCAGCGCAAGCAGTGGCTGGAGCCGCTGCTGGCCGGCGAGATCCGCTCGGCGTTCGCGATGACCGAGCCCGACGTGGCCTCCTCGGACGCCACCAACATCACCACCCACATCGAGCGGGACGGCGACGAGTACGTCATCACCGGGCGCAAGTGGTACATCTCCGGGGCGATGCACCCGGACTGCAAGATCTTCATCGTGATGGGCAAGACCGACCCGGACGGGGAGGACATCCGCCGCCAGCAGTCGATGGTCCTGGTGCCGCGCGACACCCCGGGCGTCACCATCAAGCGGGCCATGCAGGTGTTCGGGTACGAGGACCACTACCACGGCGGTCACGCCGAGGTGATCTTCGACCGCGCGCGCGTGCCGGCGTCGAACCTGATCGGTGAGGAGGGCGGCGGTTTCGCCATCGCGCAGGCGCGGCTCGGGCCGGGGCGGATCCACCACTGCATGCGGCTGATCGGCATGGCGGAGCGGGCGATCGAGCTGATGTGCCGTCGGGCCGTGTCCCGGACCGCGTTCGGAAAGGAGCTGGCGCAGCAGGGCGTGGTGCACAACTGGATCGCGGACGCGCGGGTGACGGTGGAGCAGCTGCGGCTGCTGGTGCTGAAGACCGCGTGGCTGATGGACACGGTGGGCAATCGCGGTGCGCACACCGAGATCCAGTCCATCAAGATCGCCACGCCTCGGGCGGTGGTGGACATCCTCGACCGGGCGATCCAGCTGCACGGCGCCGGCGGGGTGAGCCAGGACTTCCCACTGGCGGAGCTGTACGCCGGGGCGCGGACGCTGATGATCGCGGACGGCCCGGACGAGGTGCACCAGCGGTCGCTGGCCCGGCGGGAGTTGAAGCGGTACGTGTGA
- a CDS encoding SDR family oxidoreductase: MVGAFQEAGVVVTGAGGGIGAALARRFAAEGARVVVNDLDAGRAKQVAEDIGGIAVPGDASAIVGDARDALGGTVDVYCANAGVAADGIEPGQPLDEKAWALSWDVNVMAHVRAAQELLPAWLERGSGRFVSTVSAAGLLTMIGAAPYAVTKHGALAFAEWLSLTYRHRGVKVHAICPQGVRTDMLAATGSAGDLVLRPTAIEPEHVADALLQGIEADRFLILPHSEVAAYHQARAGDPDRWLSGMNRIQQQWEEAR; the protein is encoded by the coding sequence ATGGTGGGAGCCTTTCAAGAGGCCGGAGTCGTTGTCACGGGGGCCGGCGGCGGGATCGGGGCCGCGCTCGCGCGGCGGTTCGCCGCCGAAGGGGCCCGGGTCGTCGTCAACGACCTCGACGCCGGGCGGGCCAAGCAGGTCGCGGAGGACATCGGCGGCATCGCCGTGCCCGGCGACGCCTCGGCGATCGTCGGCGACGCCCGCGACGCACTCGGCGGGACCGTCGACGTCTACTGCGCCAACGCCGGTGTCGCCGCCGACGGCATCGAACCCGGGCAGCCGCTGGACGAGAAGGCCTGGGCCCTGTCCTGGGACGTGAACGTCATGGCCCATGTGCGGGCCGCGCAGGAGCTGCTGCCCGCCTGGCTGGAGCGCGGCAGCGGCCGGTTCGTCTCCACCGTGTCCGCCGCCGGGCTGCTCACCATGATCGGCGCCGCGCCCTACGCCGTCACCAAGCACGGCGCGCTCGCCTTCGCCGAGTGGCTGTCCCTGACGTACCGGCACCGGGGCGTGAAGGTCCACGCGATCTGCCCGCAGGGCGTGCGCACCGACATGCTGGCCGCCACCGGCAGCGCGGGCGATCTCGTGCTCCGGCCGACCGCGATCGAGCCGGAGCACGTGGCGGACGCGCTGCTCCAGGGCATCGAGGCGGACCGCTTCCTGATCCTGCCGCACTCCGAGGTCGCCGCCTACCATCAGGCCCGGGCCGGTGACCCCGACCGGTGGCTGTCCGGCATGAACCGCATCCAGCAGCAGTGGGAGGAGGCCCGGTGA
- a CDS encoding class I adenylate-forming enzyme family protein produces MTESRYAAKPWLGLLSDAQKGAISPAGSLVHALRAVVAETPGSDFLAYFDGRLTYREVDELSDSVAGHLAARGLRRGDRVAVLLQNSPHFVLALLGAWKAGAVVVPVNPMYKSGEVAHVLKDGEVAALICSDRAWESYLRETAAGSPVRIVLTGCELDFQSRDDARVLTFERLPQAPDADDLVTVARAGHKAPEDRDPGASDIALISYTSGTSGTPKGATNTHGNIMYNAERQRTGLGLPERPVYFALAPLFHITGMVCQFGACLNSGGTLVLAYRFESGVVLDAFAEHRPHYTVGPSTAFMALAAHPSVTRDHFSSFRVISSGGAPLPPALVEKFRAGFGPYIRNGYGLTECTAPCASVPPGLEAPVDPVSGTLAVGLPGPDTVVRIVDDAGQEVPFGEQGEIVVRGPQVVPGYWRRPDATAETFPGAELRTGDIGFMDEQGWLYVVDRKKDMINASGFKVWPREVEDVLYTHPAVREAAVVGVPDGYRGETVKAYISLRPDADTDPDALAAYCKERLAAYKYPRQVEILPDLPKTASGKILRRELRSRTQGN; encoded by the coding sequence GTGACCGAGTCCCGTTACGCGGCCAAGCCCTGGCTCGGCCTGCTCAGCGACGCCCAGAAGGGCGCGATCAGCCCGGCCGGCTCCCTCGTGCACGCCCTGCGTGCCGTCGTGGCCGAGACGCCCGGCAGCGACTTCCTGGCCTACTTCGACGGCCGGCTGACCTACCGGGAGGTCGACGAGCTCAGCGACTCCGTCGCCGGGCACCTCGCGGCCCGCGGTCTCCGGCGCGGCGACCGGGTCGCGGTGCTGCTGCAGAACTCCCCGCACTTCGTGCTCGCCCTGCTGGGCGCATGGAAGGCGGGCGCGGTCGTCGTGCCCGTCAACCCGATGTACAAGTCGGGCGAGGTGGCCCACGTCCTGAAGGACGGCGAGGTGGCCGCGCTGATCTGCTCGGACCGGGCCTGGGAGTCGTATCTGCGCGAGACGGCCGCCGGCTCGCCCGTGCGGATCGTGCTCACCGGGTGCGAGCTGGACTTCCAGAGCCGCGACGACGCGCGCGTGCTGACCTTCGAGCGCCTGCCGCAGGCCCCCGACGCCGACGACCTGGTGACCGTGGCCCGGGCCGGGCACAAGGCGCCCGAGGACCGTGACCCCGGCGCCTCCGACATCGCGCTGATCAGCTACACGTCGGGCACGAGCGGCACGCCCAAGGGCGCCACCAACACGCACGGCAACATCATGTACAACGCCGAGCGGCAGCGAACCGGCCTCGGTCTGCCCGAGCGGCCCGTGTACTTCGCGCTGGCGCCGCTGTTCCACATCACCGGCATGGTCTGCCAGTTCGGAGCCTGCCTGAACAGCGGGGGCACACTCGTGCTGGCCTACCGCTTCGAGTCGGGCGTGGTGCTGGACGCGTTCGCCGAGCACCGCCCGCACTACACCGTCGGACCGTCCACGGCCTTCATGGCGCTGGCCGCTCACCCCTCCGTCACCCGCGACCACTTCTCCTCCTTCCGGGTGATCTCCTCCGGTGGCGCCCCGCTGCCGCCCGCCCTGGTGGAGAAGTTCCGGGCCGGCTTCGGGCCGTACATTCGCAACGGCTACGGACTGACCGAGTGCACCGCGCCCTGCGCCTCCGTGCCGCCCGGTCTGGAGGCGCCGGTCGACCCGGTGTCCGGAACCCTCGCCGTGGGACTGCCCGGCCCCGACACGGTCGTACGGATCGTCGACGACGCCGGCCAGGAGGTGCCCTTCGGCGAGCAGGGCGAGATCGTCGTCCGGGGCCCGCAGGTCGTGCCCGGCTACTGGCGCCGCCCCGACGCCACCGCCGAGACCTTCCCCGGCGCCGAACTGCGCACCGGCGACATCGGCTTCATGGACGAACAGGGCTGGCTCTACGTCGTCGACCGCAAGAAGGACATGATCAACGCGTCCGGCTTCAAGGTGTGGCCGCGCGAGGTCGAGGACGTCCTCTACACGCACCCGGCGGTGCGCGAGGCAGCCGTCGTCGGAGTGCCCGACGGGTACCGCGGGGAGACCGTCAAGGCGTACATCAGCCTGCGGCCGGACGCCGACACGGACCCGGATGCACTCGCCGCCTACTGCAAGGAGAGACTGGCCGCCTACAAATATCCGCGCCAGGTGGAGATCCTGCCGGACTTGCCGAAGACGGCCAGTGGGAAGATCCTCCGGCGGGAACTGCGTTCCCGTACGCAAGGCAACTGA
- a CDS encoding NUDIX hydrolase, translating into MSAADEILDIVDENDRVVGQRPRGEVYARGLRHRCVFIQARDAEGRIFVHRRTPTKLVFPSLHDMFVGGVVGAGESYDTAALREAEEELGVSGLPRPRHLFTFLYDDGAGRTWWSAVYDVRCELPVQPQVEEVAWHDFLSEAEVERRLTDWEWVPDGLAAYERLKAFRPAAEAEADRAPG; encoded by the coding sequence ATGAGCGCTGCTGACGAGATCCTCGACATCGTCGACGAGAACGACCGGGTCGTCGGGCAGCGCCCGCGCGGCGAGGTCTACGCCCGGGGACTGCGCCATCGCTGTGTGTTCATCCAGGCCCGGGACGCCGAGGGCCGGATCTTCGTGCACCGGCGCACCCCGACCAAGCTGGTCTTCCCCTCCCTCCACGACATGTTCGTCGGCGGAGTCGTCGGCGCGGGCGAGTCCTACGACACGGCGGCCCTGCGCGAGGCCGAGGAGGAACTGGGCGTGAGCGGCTTGCCGCGGCCGCGGCACCTCTTCACCTTCCTCTACGACGACGGCGCCGGCCGGACCTGGTGGTCGGCGGTCTACGACGTCCGCTGCGAGCTGCCGGTGCAGCCGCAGGTCGAGGAGGTGGCCTGGCACGACTTCCTGTCCGAGGCGGAGGTCGAGCGGCGCCTGACCGACTGGGAGTGGGTGCCGGACGGGCTGGCGGCGTACGAGCGGCTCAAGGCGTTCCGGCCGGCGGCTGAAGCGGAGGCGGACCGGGCGCCCGGGTAG
- a CDS encoding NADP-dependent oxidoreductase yields the protein MKAISYSRYGGPEVLAFGEVRDPKVGPDAVLVKVRAAAVNPVDWKAREGYLDGILAPVFPVVPGWDVSGVVVRPGVAVSEFDVGDEVIGYVREDFLSRGTFAEYVAAPLRTLARKPRNLSFEEAAGLPLVGLTAYQVLNKVLQVKRGETVLVHAAAGGVGSIAVQLCVHLGARVVGTASEPNHDFVRGLGGEPVVYGEGLGERVRGLAPEGVDAVFDTVGGDALKVSANLLAPEGRLASIADNDVVNYGGRYYFVRPDAQDLQHLADLAEQGVVSVHVDETFPLERAADAHRLNQEGRTRGKIVVTVDWESEGEGEGV from the coding sequence ATGAAGGCCATCAGCTACTCACGGTACGGCGGACCCGAGGTGCTGGCGTTCGGCGAGGTCCGCGATCCGAAGGTCGGCCCCGACGCGGTGCTGGTGAAGGTGCGGGCGGCGGCCGTGAACCCCGTCGACTGGAAGGCCCGCGAGGGATACCTCGACGGGATCCTCGCCCCCGTCTTCCCCGTGGTGCCCGGCTGGGACGTCTCGGGCGTCGTCGTACGGCCCGGCGTGGCCGTCTCGGAGTTCGACGTCGGGGACGAGGTCATCGGGTACGTGCGCGAGGACTTCCTCTCCCGCGGCACCTTCGCCGAGTACGTGGCCGCGCCGCTGCGCACCCTCGCGCGCAAGCCGCGCAACCTCTCCTTCGAGGAGGCGGCCGGCCTGCCGCTGGTCGGGCTCACCGCCTACCAGGTGCTGAACAAGGTGCTCCAGGTGAAGCGCGGCGAGACCGTCCTGGTGCACGCCGCGGCCGGGGGTGTCGGCTCGATCGCCGTGCAGCTCTGCGTCCACCTCGGTGCCCGGGTGGTCGGTACGGCGAGCGAGCCCAACCACGACTTCGTGCGGGGCCTCGGCGGGGAGCCGGTGGTGTACGGCGAGGGCCTGGGCGAGCGGGTGCGCGGACTGGCCCCCGAGGGGGTGGACGCGGTGTTCGACACCGTGGGAGGGGACGCGCTGAAGGTGTCGGCGAACCTGCTGGCCCCCGAGGGCCGCCTGGCCTCGATCGCCGACAACGACGTCGTCAACTACGGCGGCCGCTACTACTTCGTCCGCCCCGACGCGCAGGACCTCCAGCACCTGGCCGATCTGGCGGAGCAGGGCGTGGTGAGCGTGCACGTCGACGAGACGTTCCCTCTGGAGCGGGCGGCGGACGCGCACCGGCTGAACCAGGAGGGCCGCACCCGCGGCAAGATCGTCGTGACGGTGGACTGGGAGAGCGAGGGCGAGGGCGAGGGGGTCTGA
- a CDS encoding DUF202 domain-containing protein codes for MSHPSARRQDPDRDPGLQPERTRLAWRRTTLSGTVVAVLAVKTVLHGGASAAGVVACALCCVLWLGFLRVAHLRIRTLAATPNPVAFAPRHAAAAVLCTVAMAVCGAALVL; via the coding sequence GTGAGCCACCCGAGTGCCCGGCGGCAGGACCCCGACCGCGATCCCGGGTTGCAGCCCGAGCGGACCCGGCTCGCCTGGCGGCGTACGACGCTGTCGGGCACCGTCGTCGCCGTGCTCGCGGTCAAGACCGTGCTGCACGGCGGGGCGTCGGCGGCGGGGGTCGTCGCGTGCGCGCTGTGCTGTGTGCTCTGGCTGGGCTTCCTGCGCGTCGCCCACCTGCGCATCCGCACCCTCGCGGCCACCCCGAACCCCGTGGCGTTCGCGCCCCGGCACGCGGCGGCCGCGGTGCTGTGCACAGTGGCGATGGCGGTGTGCGGGGCCGCCCTCGTCCTGTAG
- a CDS encoding PP2C family protein-serine/threonine phosphatase: protein MTSSPARPRPGAVSTVSAASAPCPVVVLDADGHIAELNDAAGALLPTARVGRPLSSPAWLATADRARPVPVSGVVGDRSFSAHPSVTAGARTVWWLMEETAYRSARGELEAERGRTRFLTDASSALLASLNLERCMEVTARLATEHLADAALVIAPTAARALPVVAFDHRGELTRSTAPEAPESVPGLAEALRGFPPVPSRWIDPATAPDWLIPAGFGEVGSLVITPLPGLGVPAGALILLRRAQQDAFTEAEESLAGLFAARAGAAMSAARLYAEQNSISDTLMRELLPPTLRQTEGVEFAGGYRASKDTERVGGDFYDVHPPGEDSPETLVVLGDVAGKGLEAAVLTGKIRNTLHALLPMADDHAKLLRLVNNAMRSSHHTRFATLVMASVRREEREVSLRLTSAGHPAPLIIRRDGTVEEADTGGTLIGVLPTITSRTARVRLAPGETCLLFTDGVTEARGGPLGDTMFGDQRLKRAAAECAGLPAEAVVERVQMVTSQWIGDGRHDDIAVLAITAPRGAHLSAVDGATRGRYTA from the coding sequence ATGACTTCTTCCCCGGCCAGGCCCCGCCCCGGTGCGGTGAGCACCGTGAGCGCCGCCTCCGCCCCCTGCCCGGTGGTGGTCCTGGACGCGGACGGGCACATCGCGGAGCTCAACGACGCGGCCGGCGCGCTGCTGCCCACGGCGCGTGTCGGACGGCCGCTGTCGTCCCCCGCCTGGCTCGCCACCGCTGACCGGGCCCGGCCGGTCCCCGTCAGCGGGGTGGTGGGCGACCGGTCGTTCTCGGCGCACCCCTCCGTGACGGCGGGCGCCCGCACGGTCTGGTGGCTGATGGAGGAGACCGCCTACCGCTCCGCGAGGGGAGAGCTGGAGGCCGAGCGCGGGCGCACCCGGTTCCTCACCGACGCCTCCAGCGCTCTGCTGGCCTCGCTGAACCTGGAACGGTGCATGGAGGTCACGGCGCGCCTGGCCACCGAGCATCTGGCCGATGCCGCGCTGGTCATCGCACCCACCGCCGCCAGGGCACTGCCCGTGGTCGCCTTCGACCACCGCGGCGAGCTCACCCGCAGCACGGCGCCCGAGGCACCGGAATCCGTGCCGGGACTCGCCGAAGCGCTGCGGGGCTTCCCGCCGGTGCCCTCGCGGTGGATCGACCCCGCGACGGCCCCGGACTGGCTGATACCGGCGGGGTTCGGCGAGGTCGGCTCGCTGGTGATCACACCGCTGCCGGGGCTCGGCGTACCGGCCGGGGCGCTGATCCTGCTGCGCCGGGCGCAGCAGGACGCGTTCACCGAGGCCGAGGAGTCGCTGGCCGGGCTGTTCGCCGCCCGGGCCGGCGCGGCGATGTCGGCCGCCCGCCTCTACGCGGAACAGAACTCGATCTCGGACACCCTTATGCGGGAGCTGCTGCCGCCCACCCTGCGTCAGACGGAGGGCGTTGAGTTCGCCGGGGGCTACCGGGCCAGCAAGGACACGGAGCGCGTCGGCGGCGACTTCTACGACGTCCATCCGCCCGGCGAGGACTCCCCCGAGACCCTCGTGGTGCTCGGGGACGTGGCCGGCAAGGGGCTGGAGGCCGCGGTCCTCACGGGCAAGATCCGCAACACGCTGCACGCGCTGCTGCCCATGGCCGATGACCACGCCAAGCTGCTGCGCCTGGTGAACAACGCCATGCGCAGCAGCCACCACACCCGCTTCGCCACCCTCGTGATGGCCTCGGTCCGCCGGGAGGAGCGCGAGGTGTCGTTGAGGCTCACGTCCGCCGGGCATCCCGCGCCGCTGATCATCCGGCGGGACGGGACAGTGGAGGAGGCCGACACGGGCGGCACCCTGATCGGCGTGCTGCCCACCATCACCTCCCGCACCGCGCGGGTCCGGCTGGCGCCGGGGGAAACCTGCCTGCTCTTCACCGACGGCGTCACCGAGGCCAGGGGCGGCCCGCTGGGCGACACCATGTTCGGCGACCAGCGCCTCAAGCGTGCGGCGGCCGAGTGCGCCGGTCTGCCGGCGGAGGCGGTCGTGGAGCGCGTGCAGATGGTCACCTCGCAGTGGATCGGCGACGGACGCCACGACGACATCGCCGTCCTGGCCATCACCGCGCCCCGCGGTGCCCACCTCAGTGCGGTGGACGGTGCGACCCGGGGCAGGTACACGGCATGA
- a CDS encoding cobalamin B12-binding domain-containing protein, with protein sequence MTARITDIDDGPGRHGVGARLSAPHDDAASAPWADKLWAAVRTGDEYAAVDVVTDALSAGVEPESVLLDVIGAVQRKVGLEWAADRMSVADEHAATAINDRVIAVLPARRPANGRGRITVACVDQEWHALPARLVSETLRLRGWRVDYLGAQVPTAHLISHIHRTGPDAVCLSSSLPTRLPLAHSAITAVRAAGTPVMAGGLAFGADGRYARLLGADAWAPDARAAADRLAAGPLTRPVPAHQTIDDLPHLGDQEYTLVAGSTTRLVRDTFQRLAQHIPAMRDYSDEQRERTAEDIAHLVNFLTAALYVDSDEVFTGFLVWTAEVLTARGVPARSLLPCLDLLEEQLHDFPRARRLLDAGRTALASRP encoded by the coding sequence ATGACCGCACGCATCACCGACATCGACGACGGTCCGGGCCGCCACGGCGTCGGCGCCCGCCTCTCCGCGCCGCACGACGACGCCGCGTCCGCTCCCTGGGCGGACAAGCTGTGGGCCGCGGTCCGCACGGGAGACGAGTACGCGGCCGTCGACGTCGTCACCGACGCCCTGAGCGCGGGTGTCGAGCCCGAGTCGGTGCTGCTGGACGTGATCGGCGCCGTGCAGCGCAAGGTCGGCCTCGAATGGGCGGCCGACCGCATGAGCGTGGCCGACGAGCACGCCGCCACCGCCATCAACGACCGGGTCATCGCCGTCCTGCCGGCCCGGCGTCCGGCGAACGGCCGGGGCCGGATCACGGTCGCCTGCGTGGACCAGGAGTGGCACGCCCTGCCCGCGCGCCTGGTGTCCGAGACGCTGCGGCTGCGCGGCTGGCGGGTGGACTACCTCGGCGCACAGGTCCCCACCGCCCATCTGATCAGCCACATCCACCGCACCGGACCGGACGCGGTGTGCCTGTCGAGTTCGCTGCCCACCCGGCTGCCTCTCGCGCACAGCGCGATCACCGCCGTCCGAGCGGCCGGTACCCCGGTCATGGCCGGTGGTCTCGCCTTCGGTGCCGACGGCCGCTACGCCCGTCTGCTGGGCGCCGACGCCTGGGCACCCGACGCCCGCGCGGCGGCGGACCGGCTCGCGGCCGGTCCCTTGACCCGGCCGGTGCCCGCCCACCAGACGATCGACGATCTGCCGCATCTGGGCGACCAGGAGTACACACTGGTCGCCGGGTCCACCACCCGGCTGGTGCGCGACACCTTCCAGCGCCTCGCACAGCACATCCCCGCGATGCGGGACTACAGCGACGAACAGCGTGAGCGCACCGCCGAGGACATCGCCCACCTCGTCAACTTCCTGACGGCCGCCCTGTACGTCGACTCCGACGAGGTCTTCACCGGCTTCCTCGTGTGGACCGCCGAGGTGCTCACCGCCCGTGGTGTTCCGGCGCGCTCGCTGCTGCCGTGCCTGGACCTGCTGGAGGAGCAGCTGCACGACTTCCCCCGCGCCCGACGGCTCCTCGACGCCGGGCGCACCGCGCTCGCCTCCCGCCCCTGA
- a CDS encoding YidH family protein produces MIEFVRNVRLWFAPAEAREDGETPDYRFSLANERTFLAWLRTALALIGGGFAVDQFLPDLRWAWRVGLALALLAAGVLCSLRAVNHWVRCEQAMRRGEDLPVSRFPALLSLVVAVVAVAMVMVVLVGWEG; encoded by the coding sequence GTGATCGAGTTCGTACGGAACGTCCGGTTGTGGTTCGCGCCCGCGGAGGCCCGGGAGGACGGCGAGACGCCCGACTACCGGTTCTCGCTGGCGAACGAACGCACCTTTCTGGCCTGGCTGCGCACCGCGCTCGCGCTGATCGGCGGCGGGTTCGCCGTGGACCAGTTCCTGCCGGACCTGCGCTGGGCGTGGCGGGTCGGGCTGGCGCTCGCTCTGCTGGCCGCGGGCGTGCTGTGCTCCCTGCGGGCCGTCAACCACTGGGTGCGCTGCGAACAGGCCATGCGCCGGGGTGAGGACCTGCCGGTGTCCCGCTTCCCGGCGCTGCTGAGCCTGGTCGTCGCGGTCGTGGCCGTCGCCATGGTCATGGTGGTGCTCGTGGGGTGGGAGGGGTGA
- a CDS encoding TetR/AcrR family transcriptional regulator, whose product MPRTTDSDGTPVPQRLLAAATRLFAEQGYDRTSVQEIVEAAGVTKGALYHYFGSKDDLLHEVYARVLRIQQERLDAVAGADEPVEKRLRAAAADVVVTTIESLDDAMIFWRSMHHLSPEKNKQVRAERRRYHERFRALVEEGQESGVFSKATPADLVVDYHFGSVHHLSTWYRPDGPLTPQQVADHLADLLLRALRP is encoded by the coding sequence GTGCCCAGGACCACGGACTCGGACGGCACGCCCGTGCCTCAGCGGCTCCTGGCCGCCGCCACCCGGCTCTTCGCCGAGCAGGGCTACGACCGCACCTCGGTGCAGGAGATCGTCGAGGCGGCCGGTGTCACCAAGGGGGCGCTCTACCACTACTTCGGCTCCAAGGACGACCTGCTGCACGAGGTGTACGCGCGCGTGCTGCGCATCCAGCAGGAGCGGCTGGACGCCGTGGCCGGAGCCGACGAGCCGGTGGAGAAGCGGCTGCGGGCCGCGGCCGCGGACGTCGTGGTGACGACCATCGAAAGCCTCGACGACGCGATGATCTTCTGGCGCTCCATGCACCACCTCAGCCCGGAGAAGAACAAGCAGGTCCGCGCCGAGCGCCGCCGCTACCACGAACGCTTCCGCGCGCTCGTGGAGGAGGGTCAGGAATCCGGCGTCTTCTCCAAGGCGACCCCCGCGGACCTCGTGGTCGACTACCACTTCGGCTCGGTCCACCACCTGTCGACCTGGTACCGCCCCGACGGGCCCCTCACGCCCCAGCAGGTCGCGGACCACCTTGCCGACCTGCTGCTGCGCGCGCTGCGCCCGTAG
- a CDS encoding phosphotransferase family protein, translated as MSPDHPPGLDLERLRGLLDRERPGLVTGPLSGRLIEGGRSNLTYAVSDGTSRWVVRRPPLGHVLATAHDMKREHRVISALHPTAVPVPEPVLLCEDEEVLGSPFYVMEFVEGTPYRTADQLLPLGAERTRGAVLNLVDTLVELHAVDPGEVGLADFGRPEGFLDRQLRRWGKQLDASRNRDLDGIDELHAALGRELPDSPAPAVVHGDYRLDNVLIGEDDQIKAILDWEMSTLGDPLTDLGLLVMYSMPLGMTESPVSTTAEAPGHPAPSELIERYAARSGRDVSAVSWYTAFAWFKLAVILEGIHYRYTLGQTVGRGFDRIGDLVPVFVRHGLTTLHEGLQEG; from the coding sequence ATGAGCCCCGACCACCCGCCCGGACTCGATCTCGAACGGTTGCGCGGCCTGCTCGACCGCGAGCGGCCCGGCCTGGTGACCGGCCCGCTGTCCGGCCGGCTGATCGAGGGCGGACGGTCGAACCTCACCTACGCGGTCTCCGACGGTACCTCCCGGTGGGTCGTCAGACGGCCCCCGCTCGGCCATGTCCTGGCCACCGCGCACGACATGAAGCGCGAGCACCGGGTGATCAGCGCGCTGCACCCGACCGCCGTGCCGGTGCCGGAGCCGGTGCTGCTGTGCGAGGACGAGGAGGTGCTCGGGTCGCCGTTCTACGTCATGGAGTTCGTCGAGGGCACCCCCTACCGCACCGCCGACCAGCTCCTCCCGCTCGGTGCGGAGCGGACCCGGGGCGCGGTGCTGAACCTGGTCGACACGCTGGTGGAGCTGCACGCGGTCGACCCGGGAGAGGTCGGTCTGGCCGACTTCGGCCGGCCCGAGGGCTTTCTGGACCGGCAGCTGCGGCGCTGGGGCAAGCAGCTGGACGCCTCGCGCAACCGCGACCTGGACGGCATCGACGAGCTGCACGCCGCCCTCGGGCGCGAGCTGCCCGACTCCCCCGCCCCCGCCGTCGTGCACGGCGACTACCGGCTCGACAACGTGCTGATCGGCGAGGACGACCAGATCAAGGCCATCCTCGACTGGGAGATGTCGACGCTGGGCGACCCGCTCACCGACCTCGGTCTGCTGGTCATGTACAGCATGCCGCTCGGCATGACCGAGTCCCCCGTCTCCACGACCGCCGAGGCCCCCGGGCATCCGGCGCCGTCGGAACTCATCGAGCGGTACGCCGCGCGCTCGGGGCGCGACGTCTCCGCGGTCTCCTGGTACACGGCGTTCGCCTGGTTCAAGCTCGCCGTGATCCTCGAGGGCATCCACTACCGCTACACCCTGGGCCAGACGGTCGGACGCGGCTTCGACCGCATCGGCGACCTCGTCCCCGTCTTCGTCCGGCACGGACTGACCACGCTCCACGAAGGCCTCCAGGAGGGCTGA